In one window of Brassica rapa cultivar Chiifu-401-42 chromosome A07, CAAS_Brap_v3.01, whole genome shotgun sequence DNA:
- the LOC103829404 gene encoding AT-rich interactive domain-containing protein 6 isoform X2, with product MEDTNETQLRDVPCVADDALKEELGDVADKDQNVSETPQQPLLLGQANGVAGHSEKRTRDKVQFSSPEIGDGSVKKRKTWLLNDPEAQGDDEAGTPEEQQAFLIELATFHKENYLDYKPLKFYGQPLNALKLWRAVIKLGGYDVVTTSKLWRQVGESFNPPKTCTTVSYTFRIFYEKALLEYEKSLRKNGDLNLPDSAFNLSSSHQKEVMSHQGSGSGRARRDSATRAMQGWHTQRLAGSRESAETSVKDKGSNSAPKHKKLKSIGLPKPRPQTSMDLVVSQEAEKQSVADVVDDGPIADWVKITVKETKNSFEVFALVPGLLRHEVRIQSDPAGRLIITGEPEQLDNPWGITPFKKIVSLPARIDPLRTSAVISLHGRVFIRASFEQTAL from the exons ATGGAGGATACCAACGAAACACAGTTGCGAGATGTGCCTTGTGTTGCTGATGATGCCCTCAAGGAAGAACTTGGGGATGTGGCAGACAAAGATCAAAACGTTAGTGAAACTCCCCAGCAGCCCCTTCTTCTTGGCCAGGCTAATGGAGTTGCTGGTCACTCTGAAAAGAGGACTCGTGATAAGGTGCAGTTTTCGAGTCCTGAGATTGGTGATGGAAGCGTCAAAAAGCGTAAGACTTGGTTGCTGAATGACCCTGAG GCACAGGGAGATGATGAAGCAGGGACGCCAGAAGAGCAGCAGGCGTTTCTCATAGAGTTGGCGACCTTTCACAAAGAGAACTACCTTGATTACAAACCTCTTAAGTTTTATGGGCAGCCTCTAAACGCTCTCAA GCTATGGAGAGCAGTTATTAAACTAGGTGGCTACGATGTG GTCACCACATCAAAGCTATGGCGGCAAGTTGGAGAATCCTTCAATCCTCCAAA GACATGCACAACTGTCTCCTACACATTCCGCATTTTCTATGAGAAG GCACTTCTAGAGTACGAAAAGAGTCTAAGGAAAAATGGTGACCTTAACCTTCCTGATTCAGCATTCAATCTGTCTTCAAGCCACCAGAAAGAG GTCATGAGCCATCAAGGTTCAGGATCAGGCAGGGCAAGAAGAGACTCCGCAACTCGTGCTATGCAAGGCTGGCATACACAGCGCCTTGCTGGATCTAGAGAGTCTGCTGAGACTAGTGTTAAG GATAAGGGCTCTAACTCAGCCCCAAAGCATAAGAAACTCAAAAGCAttg ggcTGCCAAAGCCCAGACCACAAACTTCCATGGACCTTGTTGTTTCACAAGAAGCAGAAAAACA GTCGGTTGCtgatgttgttgatgatggACCCATTGCTGACTGGGTGAAGATAACTGTCAAAGAAACT AAGAACTCCTTTGAGGTATTTGCTTTGGTTCCTGGACTTCTTCGCCATGAG GTTCGAATTCAATCAGATCCAGCTGGAAGGCTGATTATAACAGGAGAGCCTGAGCAGCTTGACAATCCTTGGGGAATTACACCTTTCAAAAAG ATTGTTAGCTTACCAGCAAGAATCGATCCGCTTCGCACATCTGCGGTCATAAGCTTGCATGGTCGGGTGTTCATACGAGCTTCATTTGAACAGACTGCTCTTTAA
- the LOC103829404 gene encoding AT-rich interactive domain-containing protein 6 isoform X1: MEDTNETQLRDVPCVADDALKEELGDVADKDQNVSETPQQPLLLGQANGVAGHSEKRTRDKVQFSSPEIGDGSVKKRKTWLLNDPEAQGDDEAGTPEEQQAFLIELATFHKENYLDYKPLKFYGQPLNALKLWRAVIKLGGYDVVTTSKLWRQVGESFNPPKTCTTVSYTFRIFYEKALLEYEKSLRKNGDLNLPDSAFNLSSSHQKEVMSHQGSGSGRARRDSATRAMQGWHTQRLAGSRESAETSVKDKGSNSAPKHKKLKSIGLPKPRPQTSMDLVVSQEAEKQLRSVADVVDDGPIADWVKITVKETKNSFEVFALVPGLLRHEVRIQSDPAGRLIITGEPEQLDNPWGITPFKKIVSLPARIDPLRTSAVISLHGRVFIRASFEQTAL; the protein is encoded by the exons ATGGAGGATACCAACGAAACACAGTTGCGAGATGTGCCTTGTGTTGCTGATGATGCCCTCAAGGAAGAACTTGGGGATGTGGCAGACAAAGATCAAAACGTTAGTGAAACTCCCCAGCAGCCCCTTCTTCTTGGCCAGGCTAATGGAGTTGCTGGTCACTCTGAAAAGAGGACTCGTGATAAGGTGCAGTTTTCGAGTCCTGAGATTGGTGATGGAAGCGTCAAAAAGCGTAAGACTTGGTTGCTGAATGACCCTGAG GCACAGGGAGATGATGAAGCAGGGACGCCAGAAGAGCAGCAGGCGTTTCTCATAGAGTTGGCGACCTTTCACAAAGAGAACTACCTTGATTACAAACCTCTTAAGTTTTATGGGCAGCCTCTAAACGCTCTCAA GCTATGGAGAGCAGTTATTAAACTAGGTGGCTACGATGTG GTCACCACATCAAAGCTATGGCGGCAAGTTGGAGAATCCTTCAATCCTCCAAA GACATGCACAACTGTCTCCTACACATTCCGCATTTTCTATGAGAAG GCACTTCTAGAGTACGAAAAGAGTCTAAGGAAAAATGGTGACCTTAACCTTCCTGATTCAGCATTCAATCTGTCTTCAAGCCACCAGAAAGAG GTCATGAGCCATCAAGGTTCAGGATCAGGCAGGGCAAGAAGAGACTCCGCAACTCGTGCTATGCAAGGCTGGCATACACAGCGCCTTGCTGGATCTAGAGAGTCTGCTGAGACTAGTGTTAAG GATAAGGGCTCTAACTCAGCCCCAAAGCATAAGAAACTCAAAAGCAttg ggcTGCCAAAGCCCAGACCACAAACTTCCATGGACCTTGTTGTTTCACAAGAAGCAGAAAAACAGTTACG GTCGGTTGCtgatgttgttgatgatggACCCATTGCTGACTGGGTGAAGATAACTGTCAAAGAAACT AAGAACTCCTTTGAGGTATTTGCTTTGGTTCCTGGACTTCTTCGCCATGAG GTTCGAATTCAATCAGATCCAGCTGGAAGGCTGATTATAACAGGAGAGCCTGAGCAGCTTGACAATCCTTGGGGAATTACACCTTTCAAAAAG ATTGTTAGCTTACCAGCAAGAATCGATCCGCTTCGCACATCTGCGGTCATAAGCTTGCATGGTCGGGTGTTCATACGAGCTTCATTTGAACAGACTGCTCTTTAA